From one Paeniglutamicibacter psychrophenolicus genomic stretch:
- a CDS encoding LLM class flavin-dependent oxidoreductase — MEIGAYSFGDTQRNTDGTLRSTTEAIANLFEAIKHADAQGLDYFGVGEHHTATMPASSPGAMIAAAAAATGQITLGSAASIIGTDDPVRIFQQFAIADAISGGGRVEITAGRGSSVETFPLFGHSLEEYDELYAEKLDLLMTINNATTENVTWSGTVRPALDNLAVVPRPASGKLPIWLATGGNASSSARAGQLGLPVSYGIIGGAPHRFAPLAELYRRSGAAAGHAPETLKVSVGALGFVAPTKKEALERFYPGWHNLNVEMGQLRGWPAPDKRAYLAQADAPGAYYVGAPDEVAERIAHLHGHLGHMRHFLQMDLGGIPQEHLLESITLLATEVKPRVARLLAQK, encoded by the coding sequence ATGGAAATCGGCGCCTACAGCTTTGGCGATACCCAGCGCAACACCGACGGAACCCTGCGTTCCACGACCGAGGCCATTGCGAACCTCTTCGAAGCGATCAAGCACGCCGATGCGCAGGGCCTGGACTACTTCGGGGTCGGCGAGCACCACACCGCCACGATGCCCGCGTCCTCGCCCGGTGCCATGATCGCAGCCGCGGCGGCAGCCACCGGGCAGATCACCCTGGGCAGCGCCGCGAGCATCATCGGCACCGACGACCCGGTGCGCATCTTCCAGCAATTCGCCATCGCCGATGCGATTTCCGGCGGCGGGCGCGTGGAAATCACCGCCGGGCGCGGCTCCTCCGTGGAGACCTTCCCGCTCTTCGGACACAGCCTGGAGGAATATGACGAGCTCTACGCCGAAAAGCTCGACCTGCTCATGACCATCAACAACGCGACCACCGAGAACGTCACCTGGTCCGGCACCGTGCGCCCGGCGCTCGACAACCTGGCCGTGGTGCCGCGCCCGGCCTCCGGCAAGCTGCCGATCTGGCTGGCCACCGGCGGCAACGCCAGCTCCTCGGCCCGTGCCGGGCAGCTTGGCCTGCCGGTCTCCTACGGCATCATCGGCGGGGCCCCGCACCGCTTTGCCCCGCTGGCCGAGCTTTACCGCCGCTCCGGCGCGGCCGCGGGCCACGCACCCGAGACCCTGAAGGTCTCCGTCGGCGCGCTGGGCTTCGTGGCGCCGACCAAGAAGGAGGCGCTGGAGCGCTTCTACCCCGGCTGGCACAACCTCAACGTGGAAATGGGGCAGCTGCGCGGCTGGCCGGCGCCGGACAAGCGGGCCTATCTGGCGCAGGCCGACGCCCCGGGTGCCTACTACGTCGGTGCCCCGGACGAGGTCGCCGAGCGCATCGCCCACCTGCACGGGCACCTGGGCCACATGCGCCACTTCCTGCAGATGGACCTGGGCGGCATCCCGCAGGAACACCTGCTCGAATCGATCACGCTGCTGGCCACCGAGGTCAAGCCGCGCGTGGCGCGATTGCTCGCCCAGAAGTAG